Below is a window of Rhipicephalus sanguineus isolate Rsan-2018 chromosome 9, BIME_Rsan_1.4, whole genome shotgun sequence DNA.
CGGAGACGTTGCCGGGATGTTGCTGCTGCAGGGGCTGCAGTTGATGCTGAAGTTCTTCCACTTGCtgacgaagagcggcaagggcttccgggttggccatagcggtgcggtttgttcggtttccgggtcaccagatgtgggatgccgtgtcgatggaaagacgcatcccaacataaaacataacgactgtttattaacgtagcagtagcagcggggcgagcatagcgacgctgcgcttagtcgggtggcgaaggaatgataaattccgagcttagcagctcgggtttataacagccgtcggtgacgtaagcctccggtgacgctgcggtggcgctgtcccttatcggaggcgtggtgcagcatacggccatgtcacgccgggctggctaatgacgaggcggtgcctgcgccggtttgtgcgcagtgtgtcgccacaaatgcttccactctagaatttttttaacctccttagaGCCCGTCGCCATATGCATaaaaaaggagaaggagaaaataaACTTCATTACTGAAGACAAGAGGAAGAACGGAGTGGCATCCAGCAGGCTCGCGAACTGTCCCGCGACCTTCACCACACAATCGGCCTGCTCGGCCGGCTTTggtttcaaatcaaatcaaattttgtAGATTTGAGATTTGAGTTTGTAGATTTGAGTGCAGCAAGAAACTGACACTACTCGTGGGATGTGGATGAAGGACCAATAagttgtcggcaacaacgcggtgtaAATAAGAATAATTGTAGTGACAAGCCATTCCTCAACATTTTTCACCACTTTTCACCAGACTTTGTCTGGTGTAGCCGTTCTGGCACCTCAACACCAGCAGCTcccaattttcaccagattttcccaatcTGGTGCCGAATTTCACCATCTGGCAACGCTGCCATGTGTGATGGGTCGTCACGTGACGGGGCAGCGTCGGCACCCGATTGGCCGGCTTGCGTCCCAGCCCCCTTCCTCACCTAGACTTAAGTAACACCACGTTTAGCACTAACTCCCCTTTAAAAACACAAAATACCACCGTTATTTAACTACTCACCGATGTTAGCGCCATCTCTTAGGAATATAAACAAGCATAAGCTTGAGTTTTTAGGCATATTTATAACAGTTAATGTTTGCACTAATGGACAGTTTGTCGCTAAAAAGGCTTCTACAGCGGAGTGATTTGGGTGACAAAATTCAAGGAGTTCTTGCACTGCGCGCATTGTTTGGTTCCTTCGGTTCCCCTTGGCTGTATGTGTGGGTATCGCCGTGTGTGATAGACGCGCAAAGGAACTGTTTACCGTGCGAGAATTACGCAACCCGGCCTTTTAGCGGGTCTTTTGATCGCTGGGACATTTCTTGACAGTACCAGGTGCTGTACGCGTAATTTCTTTCGCAATTTTCGCGAACGAGGTGATGCTGTCGGAAACGCTCTAGCTGCTCCTTGCATCGCAAAGACAACCTGAAGGTCATACTCTAAAATAGCGTGGGTCCGGGAATCTGCAAaaggagaaaaaaggaaaagaaaaggccTGCAGCTCGTTGTAAATGCCGCAGACCGTTCGCAGAACGCTGCGATGAAACTGGAAGAGCCCCTGCACTAGCATTTACATAATTTTTGTAGGGCTGACCCCTGACCTTATCGGACCCGCAAGTGCTCTGTTTTCAGTATAGTTGTGAGCGTACCCCTTTTTCGAAGCGCTGTATCACGCACCGAATTTCGCTCCTACTATTTTGTTGGACAGATCAAACACTAGTattaaaaacgcgttttttttttttttttttcactgcccaAAACTTCAAGCATTACTTGTTTTACTTTACAGGTAGGGGGTAACATAAGCTGAAGTAGGTGTGAAATAGGCAATACCTGTGCTACAGCCTACGTCTTACTTAACTGCAATAGCAATGCTAGAATATGTAAATTTATTGCGGCAAGCTGCTAAGCGCAAAatacagaaaccgaaaccgaaaactGATATCTAGGTCATATCATCGTAAAAGTGTTGCGAACTACCCATTTTCTGTATTAaccgtgtttttttatttttttaaatataagtAAGCAATGTAGATCAGGCTGTTATCTATAGTTTAAAATAAATTGTTAATTGCACATCGGCGTGTCATGCAAACATGTAGACGACATTAGACACGACAAGCTccttttcggtttcgttttcaatGTTGACCTGTTTAGACGTTTAAGTTAAATAAATTTCATTTCAAAATGCTGAAATTTCGAGCAATATACACTTCTAGGTTGAACTGGAGGATAACAATGTTTGAGCGAATCGGCAACTCAGAAAAACAAATTATTCTAATATGCATGCGAATCGTGTTTGCCGCGATCTGTAGCTGAAGTTATGTAATGCATCTACAAAGGTTTTCTATATCAAAACCGAAACTAATTCTGTTGCGCATGCGTCAATTCTAGCCAATCGGCCGTCACCGTGTGCGGCGGTTTTGTGCACTCATACCTCATAAGCGCGGGCTTTTCAAAAAACACCACGCGGCTTGAGTGCGTGCGGACCAATGGTGCCAAGTTCGGAGAAGGGCAAAGTACTATTTTCTGAAGAATTTATGGTGTTCCACCTTGTCATTATGTTTTAAGCTTTGTCTGGTGATGAAATATgcagtaccacggccgctggatgcaaACGCGTCCAGCGGCCGCATCAAATGTATGTTTGACTGGATGCCGCTGAAGCTTGAAGCCtctggtaaaaaaaagaaaagaaaggaaattccTCTTTACGAATAGCTACTTGATTCGAATCAACTAGTAAAGTGACCAGTTGATTCGAAGAACCAAATATAATGAGGATTTATTCGAATTTTGATTCATTGTCCAAAACTATCGGTTATCCACGCACTCCTGGAGTTCACCGTCATGATGACGACGAAGTCATGATGATGTTGACTGTCATTGTCATGATGAAGATAACGAATTGATCACTCTGTCGCTTCAGCGACACTGTAGTTTTAAGCAAAAACACCTTCATCCTGCGATCAATAaagcgtcgatagtcccgtaaaaccTTAGGCCACACGTGTCTAGGTAATCAGATGATTAAAACAAGAAGCGTACCCCTCTCAGTTTCAACGTTTCGTTCCCTTGAGGTTGCTTCATCGGTGCTtcttattcgaaaaatattcggtatttctaaCACGCACTATTCTATTCGAGTACCGAATCTAATAGAACGctgttcgattcgttattcgaaattttcgaatattcgcacactgtAAGTGTCTCAGCTGTAGACTTCCCATAAGCTGACCGACCTCCACCTCCCACCCTCGAAAAAATCCTGgaaccaggcccgcagccaggggggcggggggtccAGGGggccagaccccccccccccccgtaatttggtgacacatggtgttttatcgaaaataaatcataaaaataggcgtttttctcaaatagtcaaggctttcaacaagtgccccccccccccccccttcccgaaaaaaattcctggctacgggcctgccctgaACGCATCCATTCCGAAAAGTATCGCGCCAACAAACGGCCACCAGGGTGGGTTTGGGGCCGAACCGGCGACATTGCGGTCAGCAGCGCTACGCCAAAGCTGTTGAGCCTAACCCCAGTGGGTGAAGCGCCAATTAAAGGTGCTGCGTACGCTTACACAACGGATGCACGTGGCCACAGAGCGTGCCGCCAAGCGGGACAACAACGAGCACGCGTTGTTGCTTCGACGAGGCACTTGaaaaataaatagtaaaaaaaagCACAAGTAGCCTAGAAGAAACGAAGGCGAGACGAGAAGCTCAGTACAGCTAGCTAGCTCGTACGTGGTCTAGATGCCGAGCACTCTCCCACGGCTTCGCAAAACCACAATCGCGGGAAGGTAGAGGGCGAGCCTGTTCCAACACCCCGGAAAACCATAAAACGCAGCGGGTGGCAACGATCGAGCTGCGGCCGAGGAAAGTCGCTACCGTGAACTGTGTCGATCGGAACAAAAGACTCCTTCGAAGATGCGCGGGgggggcaaaaaaaaattaaagaaaaggcACGGCCGTTTGCGGTTTTTCCGAAGACTGGTTTCGAGCGGTGACAATGGACGGGGTGGGGCGGGTGGTCGCGGTGCGTTCTTTCGGCCCATTTCCGATCCGCCCAAGCACTGGTCTGACACCCGAGTGAAACGTCTAGCAGGATCTGCAGGGCAACGACGTGAAGCCGCACCAGCTTTGAGTTATTATCTGGAGacattatttattttctttaactctaattgtgacgtaaattgctatgaattaaagtggacgaaaaattacCCTTTCCGtctgtgggatccgaacccacaaccactttaactcatttcaatttacgtcattattactacactacagttggAAGACAACAATTAATAGTGCTTTCCTTGCATAAATGCATGCTGGATTAACTtgcttgtgtctaacaaagaaacgagcccctcggaaaaTATTCCCATTTTTGAGTAATTTATTACAGACGCGAAAtctgaaggtcgtgggttcggtctTCACCGACGgcaaggttggttggttggttgatcctcagctacttggcgcaacccaccgcggtggatcggccatgaaacggcaggtaccttattttagaaataaaattgttttaaaatccgaatatgtttaggaatggatggtataaaaataaattcactggtccaatccagattttcaaaaaaaaaaaaaaacgaataggtGTTTGTACAACGAagctgtgccgtcgtcgtcgttgtcgtagtagaagtagtagtagtgtgACGGGGTTTTATTGAGACATTCAGCGACAGCGACGATCGTAGCAACAGCAGGCAGGCCAGAGAGCCAATCAGCCGATGGCGATGAGCtgttgtcaggggcgtagccaggggggtagggggttggggggttcaacccccccccccccgaaatttttcagttttgcttgcgtgtatatacacgcgcacatacaaacgcatgcacgaacatacattaagtatggttgaacccccccccccccccccgaaaaaatttctggctacgcccctggctgttgTTGTCCTCCGtgtatggctcatacccaatgcaggggattggccgactAAAGGGTGAAtgtgccgatcttcttcctcacaaccATTGAGAGGCAGCCGTCCTGACGACCTAGAGAGAGGCCAGGGGATCGTAATACGGCTGGAGCAGGTCAGTGTGTACTGTCAAGGTCTCCACCACCAAGACCGAGGCCCTGCTGATCCACCCGCTGGCGGCGGCACGGGCGTACGTGAAACCGCTGAGGGTCGGCAACCGCAGCCTGCCATGGAAGCCGACGGTGAAGTACCTGGGGCTCACCATCGACCACCGGCTCACCTGGATACCAGCTGCCAAGGCCGCCGCCGCCCAGGTCACACGTGTCCAGGGAGCCATCAGCAAGCTGCAGCAACGTGGCCGAGGCTGTTCCACCAAGTGGGCACTACGGCTCAACCAGGCCTCGGCGTCCTCGGTCCTGCTGTACGCCTTCCCACTGGTGTCCCTGACCCCGGCCAGGAGACTCCACCTGGAGGGACTTCACAGGAAAGCTCTGAGGGCCATCCTGGGGCTCCCCAAGTGCTCCCCCGTGGCAGCGACTCTCGCCGAGGCAGGAGAGTGGCCCCTGTCCCTACGCATGCTCCAGCGTGCTTTGGGGCACATCGACCGCCTTCACCGTGCAGCCGACGGCAGGACCCTCCTGGAGCGCCTTCGCAGCCAGCCAAGGTCACGGATGGGCGGACTCTGTCAACTGTACCACCAGATGGTCCCGGATCCGCCAGTCCCGGTTGCCCGTCCGCCTCCCCATCACCGGCCACCCGAGGTCCACCTGTCCTTGGACGGGGCCACCAAGCGCCGCACACCTGCGGCAGCACTGCAGCAGGCTGCCACTTCCAAGCTCCAAGAGCAACTGGAAGGGCGACTACAGGTCTTCACCGACGGATCCGTCATGCCAGACGGGACTGCAGCGGCGGCGTGCGTCATCCCGTCCAAGGCCATCAGCAGGCAGTGCCGGCTGCCCTTCCCGGCGAGCTCCACGGCTGCGGAGTTGGCTGGACTTCACCTGGCGGCGGACCTGCTGGCGGAGGACATCCCAGCCGTGCCGATTGCGGTCCTCTGCGAcagcaaggcggcactgcagacACTGGCCAACCATCGCCGCGCGGGGCTCACTGGAAACCTCCTGGCAACCAAGTTTCGGGCCCTCGTGGCATCCGGGGCATCCGTCTCCTTCCACTGGCTGCCCTCTCACGTCGGCATAGCTGGCAACGAGGAGGCGGACAGACTGGCCAAGGCAGCACACCAGCCAGGCATCCCCATCACCCAGACCGTGGCGGCCAGGGACTACTCGCAGGCCCGCCTCAAGAAGCTCCTCGTCACAGTCCACCCGGACCGGAGGGTGGCCAACGGGCAGGGACCAAAGCTTCTCCCAGAGACGGGCCTCACCAGGAGGGAACGAGCCTCCCTGCTGCGACTGCGGACCGGCTGCGTGTGGACCGCGGCCCGCCGCTACCTGAAGGGGCGCTGCGCCTCCCCGGCCTGCAGCCACTGCGGCGACCCCGAGACCCCCGAGCACCTTCTTTGTACCTGCCCCGGATTGGCAAAGGAACGCTCGACAGTCACCATAGCCTACCGGAGGCAGGGCCTTCCTGCCACTACCCTGGAGCACCTCCTCTTCCCTTCCCGTCCCCATCTACCAGCGCTCCGGAGCCTGGCGGATTTCATTGAGGAGACGGGAATCGCGGCCTACCACTGAGACCGGGACCCTTGCCGCCCTTATCCTTGCTGCCCGCCTGCTGCTCTTCGTACTGATGACCTCTGTGCCTCTACACCTCTAACCTTCTCCCTCCTATCCACTGTCATCCCATCTCCCTTTcccgcaggcgctgcgccgtgctcccgaccgggctgcagaaattaggcgccttttcttctacaaaccacacctacctacctacctgtaCTGTCTCACGCCCACGACGACAAAGATCGAAAAATGGCGTATGGTGATcgtactaccaccactactactactactactactactactactactactactactagtagtagtagtagtagtacccccccccccccccccaatcttccTCTGGATACCCCAATGTTATTTAGGAAGCAGATACGAGTTATCGCTGTTGATGGGATATCGGGGTTTTCCCGACCATCGCGCCCACAATTTCCACCTTCGTTTCCTTTGTTGCACCGATCATATTTCCAGAAGCAGCTCTGTACGCTGTGTGTTTTTTACGGAAGCGATATGCTCGATATGCTAGCTTGCACGCCGCAGATGAAATTCGCGCGAACACGGAAGCTGTTCTAAAAGCGGCTAGTGCGTGGCGTCATCTAGTGGAAGGGCTGAGGGGCTCCTTAGAGATCAGGGGTAGCGCGGTACGTTTGAAGCATGGAGGAATGGTTTGAAGTTTCAACGTTGCGGTTTTCGTGGCGTGATTCGTCGTTTCTTGTATTGTACAGGGTGTgcccagataagatcgaacacgaggtcccggtcacccttcccgattttgatgaaatttgctgtaggtctaggcattacacccagaacaacggtttcgaagttagttttgcaaaaaaaaaaaaaaaaaaaaattgttcgcctgaaaaaaaaaatatacaaattttggccgcaaaaaacactttatcgccaatttcgcgatttctgtatTTTGAGCGCAcatagggaaaaaacggtgcacttctcggtcacaatatttattcccctcaaagaacaagttaaatacaatcttatgagtctattattttccttgcttgtcgaagcacttttgaagaaaaaaatcacaaactaggcaaatcgcacaaaatacctgtatttgaggaatttattgctgcaagcaagttaaagcgAGGATAACAAAAATGaatacatattaactttgatactttcgctctcttttacaataattttcgtggttttatcacgctccattttactcgataattgggctgaaacgtaagtgatttaccaaaaacgccgaactttgaaaatagttttctcgaaaaggccatttttaattttttttaaagccgctctgattgaagtcaaggacgtcatctatcattctgcctTAAAaagcgttgcattattttggttgctaacaagttataatgcgtcaaatgtgaccaagtcagcctagcggccgcgtcgttccttatgtgctgaaactcggatataatttgctaaaaatacttgtacgtgacataatcacaaatcagcagttccacaccaacaaatgcgcagcccggtgtcgtGGTTcaacaagctttgtcttgcgatcagccgcttgacaaacccgcagtagcggccgcttgatgctgcgggcgctcgcattacatgagtgccgcttcgagtgcggatgagctccgcttgcgcgccaaactacgctcagaggacgaacgagagaaggaatgcatcactatgaaagttaaaggctgttaagtgctaacaaatgtcataatatgcaacgaaaactctgccggcaatttcgcagtgcgcgccttcaatacagcataCATGTATTTTCTTCCGTCCTGTTATGCCCgtagccgcaaaatatcgtgaaaaacgctcggcttgcgttgaaaatatctgtggacgcacaacaatacagtattgtaaaagcggtgctttaatgaagcaaaggacttgcactcacttcttttcacaaacggctgacacaagtgttctgccACGAGATAGAGAACAACTGCAATTtcagttgttcgaccatcggaagcacgttcGACCGTCGGAAGCACGTATCAGACATttttttagatgtcaatggcttgcttttgtgtcatacattgctgatagagtgaaactaattatctttaggccatcagaagagacaGAGCAACACATGGAGCCGCACTATTGAAATTACCGCGAAATTATCGCACTGCGAAATTACCGGCAGAGctttcgttgtataatatggcttttgttggcacttaacagcctttaactttcacagtgatgcattccttctctcgtttgtcctctgagcatagtttggcgcgcaagcggggctcatccgcagtcgaagcggcactcatgtaatgtgagcgcccgcagcatcaagcggccgctactgcgggtttgtcaagcagctgatcgcaagacaaagcttgttgAACCacgacaccgggctgcgcatttgttggggtggaactgctgatttgtgattatgtcacgtacaagtatttttagcaaattatatccgagtttcagcacataaggaacgacgcggccgctaggctgacttggtcacatttgacgcattataacttgttagcaaccaaaataatgcaacgcttTTTAAGGccgaatgatagatgacgtccttgacttcaatcagagtggctttaaaaaaaattaaaaatggccttttcgagaaaactattttcaaagttcggcgtttttggtaaatcacttacgtttcagcccaattatcgagtaaaatggagcgtgataaaaccacgaaaattattgtaaaagagagcgaaagtatcaaagttaatatgtattCATTTTTGTTATCCTCGCTTTAACTTGCTtggagcaataaattcctcaaatacaggtattttgtgcgatttgcctagtttgtgatttttttcttcaaaagtgcttcgacaagcaaggaaaataatagactcataagattgtatttaactTGTTCTTTGAGAGGAATAgatattgtgaccgagaagtgcaccgttttttccctaggtgcgctcaaaatacagaaatcgcgaaattggcgataaagtgtttttttttttttgcggccaaagtttgtatattttttttcaggcgaacaaattttttttcgcaaaactaacttcgaaaccgttgttctgggtgtaatgcctagacctacagcaaatttcatcaaaatcgggaagggtgaccgggacctcgtgttcgatttaTCTGGGCACACCCTGTACAATACAAGAAACGACGAATCACGCCACGAAAACCGCAACGTTGAAACTTCAAACCATTCCTCCATGCTTCAAACGTACCGCGCTACCCCTGATCTCTAAGGAGCCCCTCAGCCAAGGAGCCCCTCAGCCTCAGCATGGCTGTAATCGTGCCGTCTGTGCACTGCGCTTATCTTTTTGCAATTCTGGAATCCGATGAACAGTCTTTCGTCAAGTGAAGGGGACATATTCTTCCAGACTCAGGTCTCGTCATCTGAAAGTGCGGCTCATACCCACCAAAGTGAATCGGCCGACgcttcggattgttgctctaataAAAACGCTAGTGTCGAGAACCTTAAACAGAGTACTGTACGTGGTGCCTGGAATGCATCGAATACCGATACCACTTTTcatttcgatatcgagggggtggcttctcactGACGTGTCATCGAAATGTGAcatcacggggagacagcaactcatgacgtactagcggcaggtctgacatctgctcgtggtgcacaacGATGAGTGAGTACATCATCCAGCGACCCCGACAATGACTTCTGCGATTAGGCTGCACGCAGAATTCGCAAAgacagtggaactgtgttgagtcgtcgggataatgtccattgcagtgagGCTGGCTTGAATATGTTTAGCGAGAAAAACTTCAAAATCAAAGTAAAGTTTATTGTACGTGTTGTCGGACTCCGGTGTGCGGCGAGCGTTAAAGGGGTAgcgacaccttttttcgaaggcgcgtTTACTCTGTCATACATacctcctgtatgcagagacggctctgagcaagtgtgaagctcagcaaatgctgatgagatattttaatttgacattaaagtcaatttttccatggcgcacctactgacatcgacactagcttgacgtcaggctacagtacaaattctggtgacttcacgcagcagtctggctagttgtggtgacgttaggtaccaaaacttccaaggtgGCCGTTTGTGCGTCAtcgaaacttccaaaatggccgcttgtgcgttcactatatattgtgcgagcacgtgacgagaagctcataccgtgttgtgacgtcagggtacagtaggaaccgaaattgacttttgaaaacatactgtaattactttttcagggtgc
It encodes the following:
- the LOC119405575 gene encoding uncharacterized protein LOC119405575, with the protein product MDGVGRVVAVSTTKTEALLIHPLAAARAYVKPLRVGNRSLPWKPTVKYLGLTIDHRLTWIPAAKAAAAQVTRVQGAISKLQQRGRGCSTKWALRLNQASASSVLLYAFPLVSLTPARRLHLEGLHRKALRAILGLPKCSPVAATLAEAGEWPLSLRMLQRALGHIDRLHRAADGRTLLERLRSQPRSRMGGLCQLYHQMVPDPPVPVARPPPHHRPPEVHLSLDGATKRRTPAAALQQAATSKLQEQLEGRLQVFTDGSVMPDGTAAAACVIPSKAISRQCRLPFPASSTAAELAGLHLAADLLAEDIPAVPIAVLCDSKAALQTLANHRRAGLTGNLLATKFRALVASGASVSFHWLPSHVGIAGNEEADRLAKAAHQPGIPITQTVAARDYSQARLKKLLVTVHPDRRVANGQGPKLLPETGLTRRERASLLRLRTGCVWTAARRYLKGRCASPACSHCGDPETPEHLLCTCPGLAKERSTVTIAYRRQGLPATTLEHLLFPSRPHLPALRSLADFIEETGIAAYH